In one window of Oscillospiraceae bacterium DNA:
- a CDS encoding M20/M25/M40 family metallo-hydrolase, which produces MKIFTNTRMRRAGLYPLCLLLTLSLAVSGGAYAAPVQRNDVFDVGETALIESIDYDYVYGHVKYISDEIGIGYAGNPAERRRAEYLADEFAKLGLEPWLHATGADGVDDYFQTIENDTSIVSRIGGSVTVEGHEYPANAPAWSGNSVYKGYESPSVTGDTVYFPTVAEAVAADAALIDGKIVLTHRNTGAFAPDVRELETKGALAVVFFYSKYTVNANGKTSGESVFAAPTSGAEIHIPVLLTSYFDGQSILETLTHHGEVHSTSVTVVNRRSTTTQNVIAIKKAVQPTDKFVLIGGHLDSVFGAVGANDNLSGPASILGIAKAIKDVPTRYNILFAFWGAEEAGTRGSRYFYSNTLAPNDYYRNFIAYFNLDMAATSQKNNTQLTIHTPYRDTANGNAPIISTAGELFEAQAARYWAYSDGQWGDWWKKEAGTDLIVKREYYGNCSDHASITGANAGVPANEGIPQVYAFWRTDDGGVTEYNYHVVGDRYDWPGDPFEVKDENFTGNYSVERAEILASVFALSLYNSAEASTADDVTLKKENGKAKAGFTVVNSGEDRIGWTALIALYDKAGRLVEIRDESDALAAGTSRWFTLETDLPEEHRAKAFLWTTAPFAPLTDAETL; this is translated from the coding sequence ATGAAGATTTTTACAAACACGCGTATGAGACGAGCGGGACTCTATCCGCTGTGTCTGCTGCTTACGCTGAGTCTCGCCGTCTCCGGCGGCGCGTATGCGGCGCCGGTACAGAGGAACGACGTCTTCGACGTCGGTGAAACCGCCCTGATCGAATCGATCGATTACGACTATGTGTACGGTCATGTCAAATACATATCCGACGAGATCGGGATCGGCTATGCGGGCAACCCCGCGGAAAGACGCAGGGCCGAGTATCTGGCGGACGAGTTCGCGAAGCTCGGTCTGGAGCCATGGCTTCATGCCACAGGCGCCGACGGGGTCGACGACTACTTCCAGACCATCGAAAACGACACAAGCATCGTCTCCCGCATCGGGGGATCCGTTACGGTGGAAGGCCATGAATACCCCGCCAACGCCCCCGCTTGGAGCGGCAACAGCGTCTACAAAGGCTACGAAAGTCCCTCGGTCACGGGTGACACGGTGTATTTCCCCACGGTGGCGGAGGCTGTGGCCGCCGACGCTGCGCTGATCGACGGAAAGATCGTCCTCACCCACAGAAACACGGGTGCCTTCGCGCCCGACGTCCGCGAACTTGAGACCAAGGGCGCCCTCGCAGTTGTGTTTTTCTACAGCAAATACACGGTGAACGCCAACGGCAAGACCTCCGGCGAATCGGTCTTCGCCGCGCCGACCTCCGGCGCCGAGATCCACATCCCCGTGCTCCTCACCTCGTACTTTGACGGGCAGTCGATTCTGGAGACGCTCACCCACCACGGCGAGGTCCACAGCACCAGCGTGACAGTGGTCAACAGGAGAAGCACCACCACCCAGAACGTGATCGCCATCAAAAAAGCGGTTCAGCCCACCGATAAGTTCGTACTCATCGGCGGTCATCTCGACAGCGTCTTCGGCGCCGTCGGCGCCAATGACAATCTGTCGGGTCCCGCTTCGATTCTGGGCATCGCGAAAGCGATCAAAGACGTCCCCACCAGGTACAACATCCTCTTCGCGTTCTGGGGCGCGGAGGAAGCGGGCACCCGGGGTTCCCGGTATTTCTATAGCAACACATTGGCCCCGAACGATTACTACCGGAATTTCATCGCCTATTTCAATCTGGACATGGCCGCGACCTCGCAGAAAAACAATACACAGCTGACCATCCACACTCCTTACAGGGACACCGCCAACGGCAACGCGCCAATCATCAGCACAGCGGGCGAGCTCTTCGAAGCGCAAGCGGCCAGATATTGGGCGTATTCCGACGGCCAATGGGGCGACTGGTGGAAGAAGGAGGCTGGCACCGATCTCATCGTCAAGCGGGAGTATTACGGAAACTGCTCCGACCACGCCAGCATCACCGGCGCCAACGCGGGCGTCCCGGCCAACGAAGGTATCCCACAGGTGTACGCCTTCTGGCGCACCGACGACGGCGGGGTGACCGAGTACAACTACCACGTCGTGGGCGACAGATACGACTGGCCCGGCGACCCATTCGAAGTGAAAGACGAAAATTTCACCGGCAACTACAGCGTTGAGCGGGCGGAAATTCTGGCCAGTGTCTTTGCTCTGTCACTTTACAACAGCGCGGAGGCGTCCACCGCGGACGACGTCACGCTCAAGAAGGAAAACGGGAAGGCAAAAGCAGGGTTCACCGTTGTGAACAGCGGCGAAGATCGGATTGGCTGGACGGCCCTGATTGCCCTTTATGACAAGGCGGGGAGGCTCGTTGAGATACGCGACGAAAGCGACGCGCTGGCAGCGGGGACGTCGCGCTGGTTCACACTGGAAACCGACTTGCCGGAAGAGCATCGCGCAAAAGCGTTCCTGTGGACCACAGCGCCGTTTGCACCCCTGACCGACGCGGAGACACTGTGA
- a CDS encoding glycoside hydrolase family 127 protein, whose translation MAWVLTVLVILAVPSMPAAAARAGNANYYSNQGALVADAFAALPLSAVRASGWLENQLLLQKNGLSGHMHLFNEYNAATSRWLRAPSGEAWERGPYYMRGLVALAFALDDETLKVEAKQWIEAILGSQRANGAFGPTNLGDWWPNMPVLMALRDYYGYTEYIGAPDARILPFMEAYFRYQLENLPTYRLTNWADARGGDNIDSVYWLYNRLYDAASPEDTEWLLRLGELLIGQTNNWTDIYNTSTARYHVVNTSQGLKTPAVYYQYNGDAAWRDAAANGIFHWGIDHGRIDGLPNADEGARDNRATRGSETCGVVENLLSMEITERILGDAWIGDYIERMAYNALPATTTPDGTGHVYFIQQNQVLATLGNHEFDNDHGDSATFGAPAGYDCCFSNYHMGWAKFVQSMWMATYNGGLAVTAYGPNQVTAKVADGKTARFSQETDYPFKDAVKLTYGGDEAAFELRLRIPAWAVNPVVKVNGAVCEGVVSGAYYTVNRVWTYGDVVDLVFPSEIKASTWYNNSVGVEKGALVYGLKIDEEWRRLDGTEGNDLRELKVPHKEDYPTREVYAASRWNYGLVIDYDNPAAGITVEEAAQIPLQPFSAETPPVTLKATGQIIPEWTLDGNLAGPQPFITPYDETLTEPVELIPYGSGRLRISQFPRIGAPSETVVRRDGYTVRQSGAVYTEFDNVVVPAADDYRLVVRGTGTGRVLVNSRYSEALDLSDGAVTVSGLKTKTSGSFQFRHEQLNNLRFTDGLTVSSIEVVLIGRTIGDIAVSSVSRTTAGIRLATNLSAQETPYRVVYGTQSGVYTTEVSSFAGGAAQLTGLDPVATYYVRVRAVVNGAERESQEYVLAPVSADGALTPDPNAPEAVYGGFGAPDDVRRDWTWLSPGGTVSLPEGDPARIRFERSTNHKAYLNAAGAAQWTDYVAEIRLSMDDIERNNGGLMLRVTNPRDGADGYEGYFVGIGRFGTAPAGTSHVVIGYADGGWHDLKQVAQPIVPGQIYTLKVVARGEKFAVYLDGAFVTTFEDSRFASGTVGLRSYDEAFTVYGVTVRPVTQEDLHVFETPDEGPEPDADAPDARYAGFASAAAYRSEWQAYGSTQAIVPVEEDGRTRLAFGRDSDIKTVLVNAPQAEADPLTWTDYAAEAALSVTLADNNNAGLMIRATGNGAGPDNYRGYFAGIGRVGEVNGTGVIIGYADGGWHTLKEIPWHIEAGRTYILKVVAYGGTIAAFVDGVWAGAVWDARYGAGTIGLRSYNEAFTVYGVDVRPVTKEDLAWLAAPAKPAFFDDFSEPAASEARWTAYGSTALVTVGGGVLQLGSSSNIKAVAGQADWSDCVCEADVRLVDDNNGNNAGLMVRVTGEASGADAYRGYYFGIRRDGVVVGKANNNWTSLAEPAHDAVKPIGQANHLKVVANGGELHYFVNGVLVYSVSDAQFTAGKIGLRGYNRKFTADNVTVRAISRQDLAEIAAQPVKEIAVTAASAGTIIQVKFPKVAGATAYKVAYGTQSGIYTGEIADVMTNSFGDGVITAGKTAFVVPAPGVYHLRFYALNNMRLAAVSQEVTVTTGYRETTERVAGQLAATLAEARAWDTSAFTGASAARWARAVAYADAVSQNPQANQMTLGLARQLLLCAAKSDSDEVAYTAFKASVEVSEDSAGAAVADFTVVNTSGGDRAVQCLLAVYDAQGRLTDLLHDEAVVGAAGVYHNTLTAGRPAGGSARAYLWERGTHVPLCDAGQRPA comes from the coding sequence GTGGCCTGGGTACTGACGGTTTTGGTGATCTTGGCCGTGCCGTCTATGCCGGCCGCCGCCGCGCGCGCCGGCAACGCCAACTACTACAGCAACCAAGGGGCGCTCGTAGCCGACGCGTTTGCGGCGCTGCCGCTGTCGGCCGTCCGTGCCAGCGGGTGGTTGGAGAACCAGCTTCTGCTGCAAAAAAACGGCCTGAGCGGCCACATGCACCTGTTTAACGAGTACAACGCGGCCACCAGCCGTTGGCTGAGAGCGCCCTCCGGCGAGGCTTGGGAACGCGGCCCCTATTATATGCGCGGCCTGGTGGCGCTGGCGTTTGCGCTGGACGACGAGACGTTGAAAGTCGAAGCAAAACAGTGGATTGAGGCGATTTTGGGCAGCCAGCGCGCAAACGGCGCCTTCGGCCCGACAAATCTGGGCGACTGGTGGCCGAACATGCCGGTCTTGATGGCGCTGCGGGACTATTACGGCTACACGGAATACATCGGCGCGCCGGATGCGCGCATACTGCCGTTTATGGAGGCGTATTTCCGCTATCAGCTGGAAAATTTGCCCACATATAGACTCACAAACTGGGCGGACGCGCGCGGCGGCGACAACATCGACAGCGTCTACTGGCTGTACAACCGCCTGTACGACGCGGCGAGCCCGGAGGACACGGAGTGGCTGCTGCGCCTCGGCGAACTGTTGATAGGCCAGACGAACAACTGGACGGACATCTACAACACGTCGACGGCGCGTTACCACGTGGTCAACACGAGCCAGGGACTCAAGACGCCCGCCGTGTACTACCAGTATAATGGAGACGCCGCATGGCGGGACGCCGCCGCGAATGGTATCTTCCACTGGGGCATCGACCACGGGCGCATAGACGGACTGCCGAATGCGGACGAAGGCGCGCGGGACAACCGCGCCACCCGCGGTTCGGAGACCTGCGGCGTCGTGGAGAACCTGCTCTCGATGGAGATCACCGAGAGGATCCTAGGCGACGCGTGGATCGGCGATTACATCGAAAGGATGGCGTACAACGCGCTGCCCGCTACGACGACGCCCGACGGGACGGGGCACGTCTATTTTATCCAACAAAACCAGGTGCTGGCCACACTGGGCAACCACGAGTTTGACAACGACCACGGCGACAGCGCCACGTTTGGCGCACCGGCTGGATACGACTGTTGTTTCTCGAACTACCACATGGGGTGGGCGAAGTTTGTGCAGTCGATGTGGATGGCGACGTACAACGGCGGCCTGGCTGTCACGGCCTATGGTCCGAACCAGGTGACGGCCAAGGTGGCCGACGGCAAGACGGCCCGGTTTAGCCAGGAGACGGACTATCCGTTCAAAGACGCCGTGAAGCTCACCTACGGCGGTGACGAGGCGGCGTTTGAACTGAGACTGCGCATCCCCGCGTGGGCGGTCAATCCGGTCGTCAAGGTCAATGGCGCGGTCTGCGAGGGCGTCGTATCCGGCGCGTACTATACGGTGAACCGGGTGTGGACATACGGCGACGTGGTGGATCTGGTCTTCCCCAGCGAGATCAAAGCCTCCACCTGGTACAACAACTCCGTCGGCGTCGAAAAGGGCGCGCTGGTATACGGCCTCAAGATCGACGAGGAGTGGCGCCGCCTGGACGGCACGGAAGGCAACGACCTGCGCGAGCTGAAGGTGCCCCACAAGGAGGACTACCCGACGCGCGAGGTGTACGCGGCCAGCCGCTGGAACTACGGCCTGGTGATCGACTACGACAACCCGGCCGCAGGCATCACTGTCGAGGAGGCGGCGCAGATCCCGCTGCAACCCTTCAGCGCGGAGACCCCGCCCGTGACGCTGAAGGCCACGGGGCAGATCATCCCGGAGTGGACGTTGGACGGCAACCTGGCCGGCCCGCAGCCGTTTATCACGCCCTACGACGAGACTCTGACGGAGCCGGTCGAGTTGATCCCATACGGGTCCGGGCGGCTCAGGATCTCCCAATTCCCGCGCATCGGCGCGCCGTCGGAGACAGTCGTGCGGCGCGACGGATACACGGTCCGGCAAAGCGGCGCGGTGTACACCGAGTTTGACAACGTGGTGGTGCCGGCGGCGGACGATTACCGCCTCGTCGTCCGCGGGACCGGTACGGGCCGGGTGCTGGTGAACAGCCGGTACAGCGAGGCGCTCGACCTGTCTGACGGCGCGGTCACCGTATCAGGCCTAAAGACAAAGACAAGCGGCAGCTTTCAGTTTCGTCATGAGCAGCTGAACAATCTGCGCTTCACCGACGGGCTCACGGTGTCTTCCATCGAGGTCGTCCTCATCGGCAGGACCATCGGCGACATCGCCGTCAGCAGCGTGAGCCGGACGACGGCGGGAATTCGGCTGGCGACCAACCTCAGTGCCCAGGAGACACCGTACCGTGTGGTGTATGGAACGCAGTCCGGCGTCTACACGACGGAGGTGTCCAGCTTTGCCGGCGGCGCCGCGCAGCTAACGGGGCTGGACCCGGTAGCGACATACTATGTGCGGGTCCGGGCGGTTGTGAACGGTGCCGAGAGAGAGAGTCAAGAATATGTGCTGGCGCCGGTGTCGGCCGACGGCGCGCTGACGCCCGATCCGAACGCGCCGGAGGCGGTGTACGGCGGATTCGGCGCGCCGGACGATGTGCGGCGCGACTGGACCTGGCTCAGCCCGGGCGGCACCGTGTCTCTTCCGGAGGGCGATCCGGCGCGCATCCGATTCGAGCGGAGCACGAACCACAAAGCCTATTTGAACGCGGCCGGCGCCGCCCAGTGGACCGATTACGTCGCGGAGATCCGCCTGTCGATGGACGACATCGAGCGCAACAACGGCGGGCTGATGCTCCGGGTGACGAACCCTCGGGACGGCGCGGACGGATACGAGGGGTACTTCGTCGGCATTGGCCGGTTTGGAACGGCCCCGGCCGGCACCAGCCATGTGGTGATCGGATATGCGGACGGCGGCTGGCATGATCTGAAACAGGTGGCGCAGCCCATCGTGCCCGGACAGATCTATACGCTGAAGGTGGTCGCCCGCGGAGAAAAATTCGCCGTCTATCTGGACGGCGCGTTTGTCACGACGTTTGAGGACAGTCGCTTTGCAAGCGGTACGGTCGGTCTGCGTTCTTATGATGAGGCGTTTACGGTCTACGGCGTCACGGTCCGCCCCGTCACACAGGAGGACCTGCACGTATTTGAGACGCCGGACGAGGGTCCGGAGCCGGACGCCGACGCGCCCGACGCGCGGTATGCGGGCTTTGCATCCGCGGCGGCGTACCGGTCCGAGTGGCAGGCGTACGGCAGCACCCAGGCGATCGTGCCCGTGGAGGAAGATGGGCGGACGCGGCTGGCGTTTGGGCGGGACAGCGACATCAAAACGGTGCTCGTCAACGCCCCGCAGGCGGAGGCCGACCCGCTGACGTGGACGGACTATGCGGCCGAGGCGGCGCTGTCCGTCACGCTGGCGGACAACAACAACGCCGGTCTGATGATCCGCGCCACCGGCAACGGGGCCGGCCCGGACAACTATCGCGGGTACTTCGCCGGGATCGGACGGGTCGGCGAGGTGAATGGGACCGGCGTGATCATCGGCTATGCGGACGGCGGCTGGCACACGCTCAAGGAGATCCCGTGGCACATTGAGGCCGGGCGGACGTACATCCTGAAGGTGGTGGCCTACGGCGGGACGATCGCGGCGTTTGTGGACGGTGTGTGGGCCGGCGCCGTCTGGGACGCGCGATACGGCGCCGGAACGATCGGCCTGCGCTCCTACAACGAGGCGTTTACGGTCTACGGCGTCGACGTCAGGCCTGTGACGAAGGAGGATCTTGCCTGGCTCGCCGCCCCCGCTAAGCCCGCCTTCTTCGACGATTTCTCCGAGCCTGCGGCGTCGGAGGCCCGGTGGACGGCGTACGGCAGCACGGCGCTTGTCACGGTGGGCGGCGGCGTCCTCCAGTTGGGCAGCAGCAGCAACATCAAGGCCGTTGCCGGGCAGGCGGACTGGTCCGACTGCGTCTGTGAGGCCGACGTCCGCCTGGTGGACGACAACAACGGCAACAACGCGGGCCTTATGGTCCGCGTGACGGGTGAGGCGTCCGGCGCGGACGCCTACAGGGGTTATTACTTCGGCATCCGACGCGACGGGGTCGTCGTCGGCAAAGCCAACAACAACTGGACATCCCTGGCGGAACCGGCCCACGACGCGGTAAAGCCCATCGGCCAGGCCAACCACCTGAAGGTCGTCGCGAACGGCGGCGAGCTCCATTACTTCGTCAACGGCGTGCTGGTGTACAGCGTCAGCGACGCACAGTTTACGGCGGGCAAGATCGGCCTGCGGGGGTACAATCGGAAATTCACGGCGGACAATGTGACGGTCCGCGCCATCTCCCGGCAAGATCTGGCCGAGATTGCCGCGCAGCCGGTCAAGGAGATCGCCGTGACGGCGGCGTCCGCCGGCACGATCATACAGGTGAAGTTCCCGAAAGTCGCGGGCGCCACCGCGTACAAAGTGGCCTACGGCACACAGTCGGGGATATACACCGGAGAGATCGCGGACGTTATGACAAACAGCTTTGGAGACGGGGTGATCACGGCCGGCAAGACCGCCTTTGTCGTGCCGGCGCCCGGCGTCTACCATCTGCGATTCTATGCGCTAAACAACATGCGACTCGCAGCCGTGTCGCAAGAGGTGACCGTGACCACGGGGTACCGTGAGACGACGGAACGGGTCGCCGGCCAGTTGGCGGCGACGCTGGCCGAGGCGCGGGCGTGGGACACGTCGGCGTTCACCGGGGCCAGTGCCGCACGGTGGGCGCGCGCGGTCGCATACGCCGATGCCGTGAGCCAGAATCCCCAAGCGAACCAGATGACGCTCGGCCTGGCCCGTCAGCTGCTGCTCTGCGCGGCCAAATCCGACTCCGACGAGGTGGCGTACACCGCCTTTAAGGCCTCCGTCGAGGTGAGTGAGGACAGCGCCGGCGCGGCCGTAGCCGACTTCACCGTGGTCAACACATCCGGCGGCGACAGAGCGGTGCAGTGTCTGCTGGCCGTCTACGACGCGCAGGGCCGGCTGACTGATCTCCTGCATGACGAGGCGGTTGTCGGCGCGGCTGGGGTGTATCACAACACGCTGACAGCCGGCCGGCCGGCCGGCGGATCGGCCAGGGCGTATCTCTGGGAACGGGGCACCCACGTGCCGCTGTGCGACGCCGGGCAGCGCCCGGCATGA
- a CDS encoding xanthine permease, with product MQTELDQRRLGYLPDETPTPGKLLVFAFQQVLVMFPATVTVALLTGFHVSTTIFASGLATLCFLLVTRGKIPLYFGSSFAYIAAVLSVIGSDRIIDGIATDAAISEAQFGIICSGLISILAGLIVSRFGMEKIEKVLPPTVTGSIAMIIGISLAGTAMNQAAAYADDGTSGKAWVAALVTLVATVLFSVYLKGVWGQLPILLGILTGYLVSVPLGLVDFSRILADGVLVAPHFTLPTPNLTALLAIMPIAIATIPESTAHLFQLDIYVNDLAKKKGSGGYKIADKLGLNLVGDGIGDIVASLFGGPGGTNYGENISTMAITKNFSVKMLGAASILSMVLSFVGPLSNLINTIPGAVVNGACIFLFGVIAAQGVAIMVNKGVDLFDARNLAVIAVMMIVGLGGHYGFSGSGNIPFLGLELPAIATAAVVGIVLNLLLSIGRKEAS from the coding sequence GTGCAAACAGAATTGGATCAGAGAAGACTGGGGTATCTGCCCGATGAGACGCCCACGCCGGGCAAGCTGCTGGTCTTCGCCTTCCAGCAGGTGTTGGTCATGTTCCCCGCCACGGTCACCGTGGCGCTGCTGACCGGCTTTCACGTCTCCACCACCATTTTCGCCAGCGGTCTCGCCACGTTGTGCTTCTTGCTGGTCACCCGGGGGAAGATCCCGCTGTATTTCGGTTCCAGCTTTGCCTACATCGCCGCCGTCTTGAGCGTCATCGGTAGCGACCGCATCATCGATGGCATCGCCACCGACGCCGCCATCAGCGAAGCCCAGTTCGGCATCATCTGCTCGGGCCTCATCTCCATTCTGGCCGGCCTCATCGTCAGCCGCTTTGGCATGGAGAAGATCGAAAAGGTGCTGCCGCCCACGGTCACCGGCTCCATCGCCATGATCATCGGCATCTCTCTGGCGGGCACGGCCATGAACCAGGCCGCGGCTTATGCAGACGACGGGACCAGCGGCAAGGCCTGGGTCGCCGCCTTGGTCACTCTCGTCGCCACCGTACTCTTCTCGGTTTATCTCAAGGGCGTATGGGGCCAGCTGCCCATTTTGCTGGGCATCCTCACGGGTTACCTGGTCAGCGTGCCTTTGGGTCTGGTGGATTTCTCCCGCATCCTGGCCGACGGCGTGCTGGTGGCCCCCCACTTCACCCTGCCCACGCCCAATCTGACCGCCCTGCTGGCCATCATGCCCATTGCCATCGCCACCATTCCGGAGTCCACGGCTCACCTCTTCCAGCTGGACATCTATGTGAACGATCTGGCCAAGAAAAAGGGGTCGGGCGGGTACAAAATCGCCGACAAACTGGGCCTCAACCTCGTTGGCGACGGCATTGGCGACATCGTGGCCTCGCTGTTTGGCGGCCCGGGCGGCACCAACTACGGCGAGAACATCTCCACCATGGCCATCACCAAGAACTTCTCGGTGAAGATGCTGGGTGCGGCGTCCATTCTCTCCATGGTGCTCTCCTTTGTGGGGCCGCTGTCCAACCTCATCAACACCATCCCCGGTGCGGTCGTCAACGGGGCGTGTATCTTCCTGTTTGGCGTCATCGCCGCCCAAGGCGTCGCCATCATGGTCAACAAAGGGGTCGACCTGTTCGACGCCCGCAACCTGGCCGTCATCGCGGTGATGATGATCGTCGGCCTGGGCGGCCACTACGGTTTTTCGGGCAGCGGCAACATCCCCTTCCTGGGTCTGGAACTGCCTGCCATCGCCACTGCCGCCGTCGTGGGCATCGTGCTCAACCTGCTGCTGTCCATTGGCCGCAAAGAGGCCTCATGA
- a CDS encoding NCS2 family permease, with product MEKLFRLKENGAKVSTEILAGLTTFFAMAYILFVNPAMLSQTGIPYGAVFLATIFASAAGTLVMGLFANVPYAQAPGMGLNAFFTYTVCFALGFAWQEALAMVLLCGIINILITITRVRKLIIKAIPTSLQNAIGGGIGIFIAYIGVKNAGLLSFTADPGTYLALGDGNAATTTIVANSGIVPALVDFNTAPVIFAVLALVIMVVLVSLKVPGAIFLSIIASTVVGIPFGVVDLSGIGVSTGITQSFSELGVTFGAAFGAQGMGALFGDASRIPLVLMTIFAFSLSDTFDTIGTFIGTGRRSGIFSDADMRALENSSGFKSKMDKALFADSVATSVGALFGTSNTTTYVESAAGIGAGGRTGLTSAVTAAMFLLSIPLAPIVGVVPAQATAPALIIVGVMMLASLTDVKWTDMDEAIPAFFAAIFMALCYSISYGIAAGFIFYCIVKLLRGRAKDVHPILWVATALFLLNFIILAVIK from the coding sequence ATGGAAAAATTGTTCAGGCTGAAAGAAAACGGCGCCAAGGTTTCCACCGAGATCCTGGCCGGTCTCACCACCTTCTTCGCCATGGCTTACATCCTGTTCGTCAACCCAGCCATGTTGTCCCAGACGGGCATCCCTTACGGTGCGGTCTTCCTGGCCACCATCTTCGCCTCGGCGGCCGGCACCTTGGTCATGGGCCTGTTCGCCAACGTCCCCTACGCCCAGGCCCCCGGCATGGGTCTCAACGCCTTCTTTACCTACACCGTCTGTTTCGCCCTGGGCTTTGCCTGGCAGGAGGCTCTGGCCATGGTCCTCCTGTGTGGCATCATCAACATCCTCATCACCATCACCAGGGTGCGCAAGCTCATCATCAAGGCCATCCCCACCAGTCTGCAAAACGCCATCGGCGGCGGCATCGGCATCTTCATCGCCTACATCGGCGTCAAGAACGCCGGGCTCCTGAGCTTCACCGCCGACCCGGGCACCTACCTGGCCCTGGGCGACGGCAATGCCGCCACCACCACGATCGTGGCAAACAGCGGCATCGTCCCCGCCTTGGTGGACTTCAATACCGCCCCTGTCATCTTCGCCGTCCTCGCTCTGGTCATCATGGTGGTCCTGGTCTCCCTCAAGGTACCCGGCGCCATCTTCCTCAGCATCATCGCCTCCACCGTCGTGGGCATCCCCTTCGGCGTGGTTGACCTGAGCGGCATTGGTGTCAGCACCGGCATCACCCAGTCTTTCTCCGAGCTGGGCGTCACCTTTGGCGCGGCTTTTGGGGCGCAGGGGATGGGGGCGCTGTTTGGCGACGCCTCACGGATCCCCTTGGTGCTCATGACGATCTTCGCCTTCAGTCTCTCGGACACCTTTGACACCATCGGCACCTTTATCGGCACCGGCCGGCGCAGCGGCATCTTCAGCGACGCCGACATGCGGGCCCTGGAGAACTCCTCGGGCTTTAAGTCCAAGATGGATAAGGCCCTGTTCGCCGACTCGGTCGCCACCTCGGTGGGCGCGCTGTTCGGCACTTCCAACACCACCACCTATGTGGAGAGCGCGGCGGGCATCGGCGCCGGCGGGCGCACCGGTCTGACCTCGGCGGTCACGGCGGCCATGTTCCTGCTCAGCATCCCCCTGGCCCCCATCGTGGGCGTCGTCCCCGCCCAGGCCACCGCCCCCGCCCTCATCATCGTGGGCGTCATGATGCTGGCGAGTTTGACCGACGTCAAGTGGACCGACATGGACGAGGCCATCCCCGCCTTCTTCGCCGCCATCTTCATGGCGCTGTGCTACAGCATCTCCTACGGCATCGCCGCCGGTTTCATCTTCTACTGCATCGTCAAACTCCTCCGGGGCCGGGCCAAAGATGTGCACCCCATCCTGTGGGTGGCCACCGCCCTCTTCCTACTGAACTTCATCATTTTGGCGGTCATCAAGTAG
- a CDS encoding GFA family protein, translating to MFVYACHCDDCRRMNAGPVMSVDPGPKENVEFVRGEGKITIYHDDEIERGFCSVCGGKRKFRSSKCGHYGRKITT from the coding sequence ATTTTTGTCTACGCATGTCATTGCGACGATTGCCGCCGGATGAACGCGGGGCCGGTTATGTCCGTTGACCCAGGGCCAAAAGAAAATGTTGAATTTGTGCGCGGCGAGGGTAAAATCACCATCTACCATGACGATGAAATTGAGCGCGGCTTTTGCTCGGTCTGCGGCGGCAAGAGGAAATTCAGGTCGAGTAAATGTGGTCATTATGGGAGGAAGATTACAACGTGA
- a CDS encoding 4Fe-4S binding protein yields MKKSRSEVNSIRQKIRKLLLLLSMFLFPITLYYFSPALIINAGLDGVVSGSFIVFVCMLISGVFFGRLFCSYLCPAGWLQDCACIVNDKPPKQGRKNYIKYGIWIVWIAVVVFCYVHKGQILKIDFFYQTEHGISVTDIYGYIIYYGIILLILLPSLIGGTRAFCHYFCWMALFMVVGTKLRQLFHMPGLHIAIDNDKCVSCHHCKEVCPMCIDISDVAQRGDLNMECINCGVCVDSCLRKALTYSMRGKQK; encoded by the coding sequence GTGAAAAAAAGCCGAAGCGAGGTCAATTCAATCCGACAAAAAATACGCAAGTTATTGCTTCTTTTGTCCATGTTCCTTTTTCCAATTACCCTTTACTATTTTTCTCCCGCGCTGATTATCAACGCGGGATTAGACGGGGTTGTCAGCGGGAGCTTTATTGTTTTCGTTTGTATGCTGATTAGCGGTGTTTTCTTTGGGCGGCTGTTTTGCTCTTACTTATGTCCGGCAGGTTGGTTGCAGGATTGCGCTTGCATTGTGAATGATAAACCGCCTAAACAGGGGCGGAAAAATTACATCAAATACGGGATATGGATTGTCTGGATTGCGGTGGTTGTTTTCTGCTACGTCCACAAAGGGCAGATATTGAAAATTGACTTTTTCTATCAAACAGAACATGGCATATCCGTGACTGATATTTACGGATACATAATCTATTACGGAATCATATTACTGATTTTACTCCCGTCCCTAATCGGCGGGACAAGGGCTTTTTGTCATTACTTTTGTTGGATGGCTCTCTTTATGGTGGTTGGGACAAAGTTGCGGCAACTGTTCCATATGCCAGGGCTACATATTGCAATAGACAATGACAAGTGCGTTTCCTGTCATCATTGTAAAGAAGTATGCCCCATGTGCATTGATATTTCGGATGTGGCACAGCGCGGTGATCTTAATATGGAGTGCATTAACTGCGGCGTTTGTGTTGATAGTTGTTTAAGAAAAGCCTTAACATATTCTATGCGGGGGAAGCAAAAGTAA